The Choristoneura fumiferana chromosome 11, NRCan_CFum_1, whole genome shotgun sequence genome includes a region encoding these proteins:
- the Uxt gene encoding uxt prefoldin-like subunit — MTTQEQNSIAKYESFINDVLKEDLKKIDLQLQRVNAEITDLVQQKHTLKLVTSKDMHPEGFKTQLNIGCNFFMEASVTDTSTMLINVGLNHFLEFTVDEANKYLDLRIKAFEKKAEELRDQSAKTKAHIKLMLFGIGELQDKQMGLKT, encoded by the coding sequence ATGACGACACAGGAACAAAACTCCATCGCTAAATACGAGTCTTTCATCAACGATGTGCTAAAAGAAGACTTGAAAAAGATCGACCTACAGTTACAACGAGTCAACGCCGAAATAACTGATCTGGTCCAACAAAAACACACCTTAAAACTGGTTACATCGAAAGACATGCATCCCGAAGGTTTCAAAACACAACTGAACATTGGTTGCAACTTTTTTATGGAAGCTTCGGTCACGGATACTTCTACTATGTTAATAAATGTTGGTTTAAACCATTTTTTAGAGTTTACTGTGGATGAAGCTAATAAATACTTGGATTTGAGGATAAAGGCTTTTGAAAAGAAGGCAGAAGAATTAAGAGATCAAAGCGCAAAGACTAAAGCGCATATTAAACTTATGTTATTTGGCATCGGTGAGCTACAAGATAAACAGATGGGGTTAAAAACATGA